A DNA window from Pyrus communis chromosome 3, drPyrComm1.1, whole genome shotgun sequence contains the following coding sequences:
- the LOC137729002 gene encoding aspartate--tRNA ligase, chloroplastic/mitochondrial, translated as MSLLRRTFPLLPLRPKHLPLLSHSFLFLKPSFPKPFPKHTSKHTSIFSSSASASASASASTSTSTPIPNPTPNPPISPSQLQWVTRTASCGDLSTADVGKRVTLCGWVALHRVHGGLTFLNLRDHTGSVQVTTLPDTFPDAHSAVNDLRLEYVVAIEGLVRSRPADSVNKKMKTGLIEVAAESVQVLNAVRTKLPFLVTTADDAKDSAKEEIRLRYRCLDLRRQQMHSNIMLRHKVVKLIRRHLEDAHGFVEIETPILSRSTPEGARDYLVPSRVQPGTFYALPQSPQLFKQMLMVSGFDKYYQIARCFRDEDLRADRQPEFTQLDMELAFTPLEEMLKLNEDLIRKVFLEIKGVNLPNPFPRLTYAEAMSRYGSDRPDIRFDLELKDVSDIFSDSPFRVFADTLKSRGVIKVLCIPSGGKRYSNTALKKGDVYNEAIKSGAKGLPFLKVLNDGGMEGIPALVSSLDPTKTQQFLSRCSARPGDLILFAVGHHTSVNKTLDRLRLFMAHELGLVDDSRHSILWVTDFPMFDWNDSEQRLEALHHPFTAPNPEDIQDLSSARALAYDMVYNGVEIGGGSLRIYKRDVQQKVLEIVGISPEEAETKFGYLLEALDMGAPPHGGIAYGLDRLVMLLAGANSIRDVIAFPKTTTAQCALTRTPSPVDPQQLKDLSYQTQ; from the exons ATGTCCCTCCTCCGCAGAACCTTCCCTCTCCTCCCCCTCCGCCCCAAACACCTCCCTCTCCTATCCCACTCCTTCCTTTTCCTCAAACCATCCTTCCCTAAACCCTTTCCCAAACACACCTCCAAACACACCTCCATCTTCTCTTCCTCCGCTTCCGCTTCCGCTTCCGCTTCCGCTTCCACTTCCACTTCCACACCCATTCCCAATCCCACCCCAAATCCCCCAATTTCTCCATCCCAACTCCAATGGGTCACCAGAACCGCCTCCTGCGGCGACCTATCCACCGCCGACGTCGGCAAACGCGTCACTCTCTGCGGGTGGGTCGCCCTCCACCGTGTGCACGGCGGCCTCACCTTTCTCAACCTCCGTGACCACACCGGTTCCGTCCAGGTCACCACTCTCCCCGACACTTTCCCCGACGCTCATTCCGCCGTTAACGACCTGAGGCTCGAGTACGTCGTAGCCATTGAAGGACTCGTGCGGTCTAGACCGGCCGACTCCGTCAACAAGAAGATGAAAACCGGGTTAATTGAGGTTGCGGCGGAGAGCGTTCAAGTGTTGAATGCCGTTAGAACAAAGCTGCCATTTTTGGTCACTACTGCTGATGATGCTAAGGATTCTGCAAAGGAGGAGATACGGTTAAG GTACCGGTGCCTTGATTTACGCCGGCAGCAAATGCATTCGAACATAATGTTGCGGCATAAAGTTGTGAAATTGATTCGAAGACATCTAGAGGATGCACATGGTTTTGTGGAG ATTGAGACTCCAATACTCTCTAGGTCTACACCCGAAGGTGCTCGAGATTATTTAGTGCCCTCGAGAGTTCAG CCGGGAACATTTTATGCTTTGCCTCAAAGTCCGCAACTGTTCAAGCAAATGTTGATGGTTTCTGGTTTTGATAAGTATTATCAAATAGCAAG GTGCTTTCGAGATGAAGATCTAAGAGCTGATAGACAACCTGAGTTCACACAGCTTGATATGGAGCTTGCTTTCACTCCTTTGGAGGAGATGCTGAAGCTTAATGAAGATTTGATTAGAAAG GTTTTTCTAGAGATCAAAGGTGTAAATCTCCCAAACCCTTTTCCTAGGCTGACGTATGCTGAAGCAATGAGTCGATATGGTTCAGACAGGCCAGATATTAGATTTGATCTAGAGTTAAAAGAT GTATCTGATATTTTCTCAGATTCCCCATTCCGGGTTTTTGCTGATACTTTGAAAAGTAGGGGAGTTATCAAAGTTTTATGCATACCTTCAGGTGGTAAAAGATATTCAAACACGGCCCTAAAGAAGGGTGATGTTTACAATGAAGCAATCAAATCTGGAGCAAAGGGTTTGCCTTTCCTGAAGGTCTTGAATGATG GGGGAATGGAGGGAATTCCTGCATTGGTATCTAGTTTGGACCCAACAAAGACACAGCAGTTTCTGAGTCGTTGCTCTGCCAGACCAGGTGATCTTATCTTGTTTGCAGTGGGTCATCATACATCAGTTAATAAAACTCTAGATCGACTACGGCTCTTTATGGCACATGAACTTGGTTTGGTTGATGAT TCGAGGCATTCAATTCTATGGGTGACTGATTTCCCAATGTTTGATTGGAATGATTCTGAGCAAAGGCTTGAG GCCTTGCACCACCCTTTCACTGCCCCGAATCCTGAAGACATACAAGATCTGTCTTCTGCTCGTGCTTTAGCTTATGACATGGTTTACAATGGAGTTGAG ATTGGTGGGGgaagtttgagaatttataAACGCGATGTGCAGCAAAAGGTTTTGGAGATTGTTGGCATCTCCCCTGAAGAG GCTGAAACGAAGTTTGGCTATCTTCTCGAGGCATTAGACATGGGTGCCCCTCCACATG GGGGAATTGCATATGGTTTGGACAGATTGGTTATGTTGTTAGCAGGGGCTAATTCCATTAGGGACGTCATAGCTTTCCCAAAGACAACCACCGCACAGTGTGCTCTCACTCGAACACCATCTCCGGTGGATCCCCAGCAGCTAAAAGACCTATCATACCAGACTCAATAG